A single genomic interval of Labrus bergylta chromosome 18, fLabBer1.1, whole genome shotgun sequence harbors:
- the LOC109981378 gene encoding interferon alpha-inducible protein 27-like protein 2A, whose protein sequence is MIPNSLRVYIALTHSDLTTQDNNMGLLTIAAVIGGGAGAVVAAPVVLGVVGFTSAGIAAGSFAAQMMAAAAVANGGGVAAGGLVAGLQAAGAAGLSGAATAAVAGAGGTLAGLAAIII, encoded by the exons ATGATTCCAAACTCTCTCAGAGTATATATAGCCCTGACTCACTCAGATCTCACCACTCAGGATAACAACATGGGACTAT TAACTATCGCTGCTGTaataggaggaggag CAGGAGCCGTGGTCGCAGCTCCTGTGGTTCTGGGAGTTGTAGGTTTCACTTCAGCTGGGATAGCTGCAGGGTCCTTTGCTGCCCAAATGATGGCAGCAGCTGCCGTCGCTAACGGAGGAGGAGTGGCAGCAGGAGGTCTTGTGGCTGGTTTGCAGGCAGCAG GTGCTGCTGGTCTGTCTGGAGCTGCTACAGCTGCTGTGGCAGGCGCTGGGGGAACACTTGCAGGGCTGGCTGCAATCATCATCTGA